A single Anopheles funestus chromosome 2RL, idAnoFuneDA-416_04, whole genome shotgun sequence DNA region contains:
- the LOC125765741 gene encoding cysteine-rich venom protein 6-like — MTTSASTAATAANTTSIRVTSATVTKYQSSSTRMPTTTAPRCIPTTCGKNEVFLCCGLCSFNTCRGWVPCLDTRCVQGCFCMVGFVRAHPKGPCIPHQNCPKVPFPLIIRQ; from the exons ATGACTACATCCGCTTCTACTGCTGCGACTGCTGCAAATACCACGAGCATTCGTGTTACATCAGCCACAGTAACCAAGTATCAGTCTAGTTCAACCAGAATGCCAACTACGACCGCACCAAGATGCATTCCAA CAACGTGTGGTAAAAACGAGGTGTTCCTTTGCTGCGGACTGTGCAGCTTTAATACGTGTCGAGGATGGGTACCATGTCTCGACACACGCTGTGTGCAGGGGTGCTTCTGCATGGTAGGCTTCGTGCGAGCCCATCCGAAGGGACCTTGCATTCCACACCAAAACTGTCCAAAGGTGCCGTTCCCATTGATTATCCGTCAGTAA